A window of Nicotiana tabacum cultivar K326 chromosome 24, ASM71507v2, whole genome shotgun sequence contains these coding sequences:
- the LOC142178193 gene encoding uncharacterized protein LOC142178193, producing the protein MLLTYPRQCIGNIFDKVQQLEAATRSMEEIYGENYSDTNKKNLYKTHAEYIHWLKVEESILKQKAIIKWAEKGDTNSKYLYSVIKQRIRRAQIQRIKNKEGHWIEGNSAISEEALRHFKHIFTEDEERDMGDILRWIDSIITKENNDLLQQTPSEEEVKNVVFSIDPNSAAGPDGFNGYFFSSHMGHHQNRRSTVPVFLVPKDPLLIP; encoded by the exons ATGCTTTTGACATATCCAAGACAATGCATTGGAAATATTTTTGACAAAGTGCAACAACTTGAAGCAGCAACTAGAAGTATGGAGGAAATATATGGGGAAAATTACTCAGACACTAACAAAAAAAATCTTTATAAGACACATGCTGAATACATTCACTGGCTTAAGGTGGAGGAATCAATCCTCAAACAAAAGGCCATAATAAAGTGGGCTGAGAAGGGTGACACTAACTCTAAATACCTTTACAGTGTCATCAAACAGAGAATAAGAAGAGCTCAAATTCAGAGGATAAAAAACAAGGAGGGACATTGGATTGAGGGTAATTCTGCAATCTCTGAAGAAGCACTAAGACACTTCAAGCACATATTCACTGAAGATGAGGAAAGGGATATGGGAGATATACTGAGATGGATTGACTCTATCATCACAAAAGAGAACAATGATCTACTTCAACAGACACCCTCAGAGGAAGAAGTCAAGAATGTAGTCTTTTCAATTGATCCTAATAGTGCAGCTGGACCTGATGGATTTAATGGATATTTTTTTTCAAGTCACATGGGACATCATCAAAACagaa GATCCACTGTTCCTGTATTTCTTGTGCCCAAGGATCCTTTACTAATTCCATAA